In the genome of Bradyrhizobium sp. CIAT3101, one region contains:
- a CDS encoding helix-turn-helix transcriptional regulator translates to MPFLFSQAQEKVMADVEEKVAVLSEREVQCLRWVEKGKSSWAIGVILNVSYNTVNFHIKNAMRKLETSTRTQCVVKARRLRLI, encoded by the coding sequence ATGCCGTTCCTGTTCTCTCAAGCCCAGGAAAAAGTCATGGCCGATGTCGAAGAGAAAGTGGCTGTACTGTCGGAACGGGAAGTACAGTGTTTGCGATGGGTCGAGAAGGGGAAGTCATCCTGGGCGATCGGGGTCATCCTGAACGTCAGCTATAACACCGTCAACTTTCATATCAAGAATGCGATGCGAAAGCTCGAAACGAGCACCCGTACCCAGTGTGTCGTCAAAGCGCGACGTCTGCGTCTGATTTAG
- a CDS encoding alkaline phosphatase family protein has product MSDRSGPNRVIIVLFGGLRPDLISRSLTPNLDRLKRRGATLARQRTSYPSETRISLTSLITGATPDRHGIVGNRFLDRVAAAPRLIDTSDDRLVEDLDAASGGHLVGAPSLGEILAANGKTFAVLASNSAGATRMLNHKARSLSQVTLSGHFARVATSAAMLERVEARLGPTPAPTPHGTPDLAAQAFLTSALLDEVWPQIQPDVAILSFGEPDTSSHHCGIGATPTLEAIRFLDRQFGRVLDWWESEGAPKGVHLLVASGHGHVTVHAQADLLETLKATGMRCDQVPGPGVDAVVISGQVGAIYLTEPSDRAIRRSVAAMMERPWCGPVFTAARSGEDGIAPGSLARHLVFADHPRSADILFSFQGDDGLDSFGLPGRCWSPNSPVGLGVHGGLHAKEMSSLGILAGPLIRGGVESHVPSGICDFVPTVLSLLGISRPSTMTGRVLAEVLIFGAKDPPSIETVHKARAGGYRQDLRRVQVGATIYVDSADASSSNQSPQLIVREGRSPP; this is encoded by the coding sequence ATGTCAGATCGATCAGGTCCAAACCGCGTTATCATCGTGCTATTTGGCGGGCTTCGGCCCGATCTTATTAGTCGATCGCTGACGCCGAACTTGGATAGACTTAAGCGCCGCGGTGCTACGTTAGCGCGGCAGCGCACCAGCTATCCCAGTGAGACCCGGATTTCGCTGACCAGCCTCATCACTGGCGCGACGCCGGATCGTCATGGCATTGTCGGCAACAGGTTTCTCGACCGCGTGGCCGCAGCGCCGCGCTTGATCGATACGAGCGACGACCGCCTAGTCGAGGACCTCGATGCCGCGAGCGGCGGCCATCTGGTCGGCGCGCCGTCGCTGGGCGAGATCCTCGCGGCGAATGGCAAGACGTTTGCGGTTCTCGCCTCCAATTCGGCCGGAGCAACTCGCATGCTGAACCACAAGGCTCGATCCCTGAGCCAAGTGACGCTCTCGGGTCATTTCGCTCGCGTCGCCACGTCGGCCGCAATGCTCGAAAGGGTAGAGGCGCGGCTTGGCCCGACGCCCGCGCCGACGCCTCACGGTACGCCGGATCTTGCCGCTCAAGCCTTTCTAACTTCGGCGTTGCTTGATGAGGTCTGGCCTCAAATTCAGCCTGATGTCGCAATTCTCTCCTTCGGCGAGCCTGACACCTCGTCGCATCATTGTGGAATCGGCGCGACGCCGACGCTGGAGGCGATCCGCTTTCTCGACCGCCAGTTCGGCCGGGTGCTTGATTGGTGGGAATCCGAAGGGGCACCCAAGGGCGTGCATCTTCTCGTAGCATCCGGGCATGGCCATGTCACGGTGCACGCGCAGGCTGATCTCTTGGAGACGTTAAAGGCGACTGGGATGCGGTGTGACCAAGTGCCCGGACCGGGGGTCGACGCGGTCGTCATATCGGGGCAGGTTGGCGCCATTTACCTGACCGAGCCATCCGACCGCGCCATCCGCCGCTCGGTTGCGGCAATGATGGAACGGCCCTGGTGCGGACCCGTTTTTACGGCCGCTAGGAGCGGGGAGGATGGGATCGCCCCAGGTAGCCTTGCCCGTCATCTGGTCTTCGCCGATCATCCCCGATCGGCTGACATATTGTTTTCGTTTCAGGGAGACGATGGTCTCGATTCCTTCGGTCTTCCCGGCCGCTGCTGGAGCCCAAATTCGCCGGTTGGGCTCGGTGTGCACGGCGGGCTGCACGCCAAGGAAATGTCGTCGCTCGGCATCCTAGCGGGCCCATTGATCAGAGGCGGCGTGGAATCGCATGTGCCTTCAGGTATCTGCGACTTTGTGCCGACCGTGCTCAGCCTACTTGGCATTTCGCGACCGTCCACGATGACCGGCCGCGTCCTCGCGGAGGTCCTTATCTTCGGTGCAAAGGATCCTCCATCCATCGAGACGGTTCATAAGGCGAGAGCCGGTGGATACCGGCAGGACCTGCGTCGCGTGCAGGTTGGCGCGACAATTTACGTCGATTCGGCGGATGCTTCTTCATCCAATCAATCACCGCAGTTGATCGTACGCGAAGGTCGATCCCCACCGTGA
- a CDS encoding cold shock domain-containing protein: MRPEDGGPDVFVHLSAVEKAGFTTLEEVARVSYELKTGVRAKLSAEDLRVG, from the coding sequence ATCAGGCCCGAGGATGGAGGCCCCGATGTCTTCGTGCACCTTAGTGCCGTTGAAAAAGCTGGTTTCACCACCCTCGAAGAGGTAGCCCGCGTAAGTTATGAGCTAAAGACGGGCGTACGGGCAAAATTGTCAGCTGAGGATCTCCGGGTTGGCTGA
- the aepX gene encoding phosphoenolpyruvate mutase, with translation METHDGLSARIAERSGFKGLWASGLSIASSLGFRDANEASWSQLVERVERIVDTTEIPVLVDGDGGFGNFNNARLLARKLCQAGAAGVSLEDSRFPKMNSLIGERHPLADIDEFSGRLRAVKDKVAEHLLLVARIEALIAGHGLNHAIVRAHAYADAGADAILIHSRKSTADEILSFVTEWGNRLPVVIVPTTYYRTPVSTYRDARISTVVWANHSMRAAAAAMRRVCDRIAAEESVASIESHIAPLSEIFELLKYDELALAEQQYLHPR, from the coding sequence ATGGAGACGCATGATGGCCTTTCGGCTAGAATCGCCGAGCGTTCGGGATTCAAGGGGCTGTGGGCTTCTGGTTTGTCGATTGCCAGCTCGCTGGGCTTTCGCGATGCCAACGAAGCTTCATGGAGCCAGCTCGTCGAGCGCGTCGAACGCATCGTGGATACGACTGAGATACCGGTGCTCGTTGACGGGGATGGGGGCTTCGGCAACTTCAACAATGCCCGCCTCCTTGCACGCAAGCTCTGCCAGGCTGGCGCCGCGGGCGTCTCGCTTGAGGACAGCCGCTTCCCGAAGATGAACTCGCTCATCGGTGAGCGGCATCCCCTAGCCGATATCGATGAATTCTCCGGGCGTCTGCGGGCTGTGAAGGATAAGGTCGCGGAACACCTTCTTCTCGTGGCTAGGATCGAAGCGCTGATCGCGGGTCACGGATTGAACCATGCTATCGTTCGTGCTCACGCCTATGCCGACGCCGGAGCGGATGCCATCTTGATTCACTCGCGAAAGAGCACCGCGGACGAAATTCTTTCGTTCGTCACCGAGTGGGGAAACCGGCTTCCTGTCGTGATCGTTCCGACGACTTACTATCGAACGCCAGTCTCCACCTATCGCGATGCGCGCATCTCCACGGTCGTTTGGGCCAATCACTCTATGCGAGCTGCGGCAGCTGCAATGCGACGGGTCTGCGATAGAATCGCAGCTGAGGAGAGCGTTGCCAGCATTGAATCTCATATTGCACCGCTCAGCGAGATTTTCGAGCTCCTGAAGTATGACGAACTCGCCTTAGCCGAACAGCAATACCTACATCCCCGATAG
- a CDS encoding CoA transferase encodes MVGDIRGHCIDRKEKQSPGGLSHLSVIDIGSSDASSYCARLFGGFGVDVQKIEPRLGDRMRPTAPVTLKDQSAWFVFRKFNRSITILDPAEAGAITRLTALIEDCDFLIDGRDVDFANCPFIDAGRPPLDGGRVVDFSMGWAGPSCTRIPADLGADVIKIEAIQNPDLGRGVDRRPAVIEDKMYEGAPCFCNMNLDKSGIRPDLTRPRGLALVERLLAKADIVVDDYPVDFLPKLGPRCDVLRALNPRSAKLSMSAFGADSIYRDCRTYGSTLERSSGLSGVVGKSDMSPVMSHVAFGDAIGSLNGCAAVLIALVCARYAGQGQLIDLAQIECMRPIAAPWFTIHSIDPMSPKRYGNRNPQLVPHGCFRCAGEDNWLIVAATDNEMWQRLAIFIGRRDWAVDASLNAGEARRCVEDNIENAIEASTRTRNADQVMFELQSVSVASGVARHPIDLLQEPPKVARISAASRAPCHRRASTAIDAERRRVGLYTIRAAAPTLGQHNSEILMGFSSSLIAMLQSRRERHRRNDNALREKLRKSVSSG; translated from the coding sequence ATGGTAGGTGATATTCGGGGGCATTGTATAGATAGGAAAGAGAAGCAGTCTCCCGGGGGGCTGTCCCATCTGAGCGTGATCGATATCGGCAGCTCGGACGCGAGCAGCTATTGCGCTCGATTGTTCGGAGGTTTCGGGGTTGACGTTCAGAAGATCGAGCCGCGGCTGGGAGATCGAATGCGCCCTACTGCGCCAGTCACTCTCAAGGATCAAAGTGCGTGGTTCGTATTTCGCAAGTTTAACAGATCGATCACTATCCTCGATCCTGCTGAGGCGGGCGCGATCACCCGACTAACAGCACTGATCGAGGATTGCGATTTCTTGATCGATGGTCGGGATGTTGATTTCGCGAATTGTCCTTTCATTGATGCCGGACGGCCGCCGTTGGATGGGGGGCGCGTGGTAGACTTTTCGATGGGGTGGGCAGGACCGTCGTGTACGCGTATCCCGGCGGATCTTGGTGCGGACGTCATCAAAATCGAGGCCATCCAAAATCCGGATTTGGGGCGCGGCGTTGACCGACGCCCAGCTGTCATCGAAGACAAGATGTACGAGGGGGCGCCATGCTTCTGCAACATGAACCTCGACAAAAGCGGCATTAGGCCCGACCTCACGCGGCCACGGGGTCTCGCTCTTGTTGAGCGCCTTTTGGCGAAAGCTGATATTGTTGTCGATGATTATCCAGTAGATTTCCTGCCCAAACTCGGACCACGTTGTGATGTGCTCCGAGCGCTCAACCCTCGATCTGCTAAGTTGTCGATGTCCGCGTTTGGCGCGGATAGTATTTATCGCGATTGTCGGACTTACGGCTCGACACTCGAACGGAGCTCGGGTTTGTCGGGCGTAGTCGGAAAGTCCGACATGTCGCCCGTGATGAGCCATGTTGCCTTCGGAGATGCTATCGGCAGCTTGAACGGCTGCGCCGCAGTTCTGATCGCGCTGGTTTGTGCCCGCTATGCCGGGCAGGGGCAGCTTATTGACCTTGCCCAGATCGAATGCATGCGGCCAATTGCGGCGCCATGGTTCACTATCCACTCGATCGACCCTATGTCGCCGAAAAGATACGGCAATCGAAATCCGCAGCTCGTGCCTCACGGCTGCTTTCGATGCGCGGGCGAGGATAACTGGCTTATAGTAGCCGCCACCGACAATGAGATGTGGCAGAGGCTTGCCATTTTTATTGGTCGACGAGACTGGGCTGTGGACGCGTCGCTTAATGCTGGGGAAGCCCGCCGTTGCGTTGAGGACAACATCGAAAACGCGATCGAAGCCTCGACGCGCACCCGCAATGCAGATCAGGTGATGTTCGAATTGCAGTCGGTAAGTGTTGCGTCCGGCGTAGCTCGGCACCCAATCGACCTGCTCCAGGAGCCCCCTAAGGTCGCGCGCATTTCTGCAGCAAGTCGAGCGCCCTGTCATAGGCGCGCATCTACAGCCATCGATGCCGAACGGCGAAGGGTCGGACTTTATACGATTCGCGCGGCGGCGCCGACGTTGGGGCAGCACAATAGCGAGATCCTAATGGGCTTCTCGAGCTCTCTGATAGCGATGCTGCAGAGTCGGCGGGAGAGGCATCGTCGGAACGACAATGCTCTGCGAGAGAAGTTAAGAAAGAGTGTGTCTTCAGGATAA